The Solanum lycopersicum chromosome 9, SLM_r2.1 genome window below encodes:
- the LOC101255735 gene encoding COP1-interacting protein 7 encodes MKSSTRLDSVVFQLTPTRTRCDLFIIANDKKEKIASGLLTPFLAHLKTAQDQIAKGGYSILLEPDAHADDSWFTKCTVERFVRFVSNPEVLERVYTIESEILQIEEAIALQGNNDSGQGPAEYKEAKPAGNIAGTKSTADVNEEKAIVLYKPGEDQPQTDLQEENSRVQFLKVLETRKSVLQKEQGMAFARAVAAGFDIDRMTQMVSFSESFGASRLRDACVRFMELWKKKHENGQWVEIEAAEAMANQLDIAAMNASGILLSNIANKQFDSNSEMASENYVKSSTDGNLGERPPLDQQSPNGQQQYQFLHPMYPPWPMHSPPSGVPAFQGYPMQGVPYYPAYPGNGHLYQPPYPGMEDSRTGVTPQSRKKKQSSDRRESNSDSEEDEEMDNEGSYSQRKKAGRSRKNQSGKVVIRNINYITSKAKNSNDSESEAASGSENGADSEDLEGNGHDLVKKGTSRSSKTRRSRTESILYDDDTVCEKEADGGHWLAFQNCLLKGNEDDKDGMFAMEKDARRRLKSTISDDPLAIGSQDGIEMKDRLSDMHTIGAKMSRMSRGSNGEVLLSSRGYDNGQELGDHVDMQFTEINGRKIMRRTANDEFMLNGRGNQSGLRNSLDPNAYEHTNKLDKASSHNMTDESFVVPFRSMSLTDVGPDGRTAINMDSELPLAHQKSENSSAGIMSYEPNDFSLMSERGTEKRLGLYDPALDYEMQVCNEGSASKDKRKNGVSNDVKEGSKKSEKDRRSKATVDTSDKKRSGGPIRKGKMSKSSPLDDARARAERIRSFKADMQKMKKEKEEADQKRIEALKLERQKRIASRGGPSSGHSPAPTIQTRKLPAKSSPGTFRGSKFSDSEPGSLSPLQRTKIRTPLGSNGVQKGSKASKSTDGSKLAGNKLSRSASSLSEPKKENNDVTPDSKASMARIRRLSEPKAISSKPGTLRKAQSAELVSKPKARSAEPVSKTKRSDVPESKKISAIIDLDKKKAATLPELKIRTTKESSDLRQDKLTAENIATEKNDRPSVASEGIESYKNDLDENIIEKTVVMLEKEKKPSLAVPSSSSENLAVEECDKINSVERTDYASTRDPPSPFEGFIRAPVPSRLQELSNSHETGTNCADDTPKFANIGSTVYRAPYARVSSVEDPCTRNLEFAKALPSSSDTGSTVKEIAKAHAPDIHTVRVDNNPEAAERTQVKESPKGFKRLLRFGKKNHISGGAESNGANMNSMKQDDSVTNAPLPSEVFTLKNLISQDETPTASNVSQKSRLSLLSPFRSKTSEKR; translated from the exons ATGAAGTCGAGTACTCGACTTGACTCAGTTGTTTTTCAGCTTACTCCTACTAGAACTAG GTGTGATCTTTTCATTATAGCCAAtgacaagaaagagaaaatagcTTCTGGATTGCTTACTCCTTTTCTTGCTCACTTGAAAACTGCTCAGGATCAAATTGCAAAGGGTGGTTACTCAATTTTGCTGGAACCAGATGCTCACGCTGATGATTCATGGTTTACAAAGTGTACAGTGGAAAG GTTTGTCCGCTTTGTGAGCAATCCAGAGGTTTTGGAAAGGGTATACACCATTGAATCTGAGATCTTGCAGATTGAGGAAGCAATAGCCCTTCAAGGAAACAATGATAGTGGGCAGGGGCCA GCTGAATACAAAGAAGCTAAACCAGCAGGAAACATTGCAG GTACTAAATCTACAGCAGATGTCAATGAGGAGAAAGCTATTGTTCTTTACAAG CCGGGGGAAGATCAACCTCAAACAGATTTGCAGGAAGAAAATTCAAG AGTACAGTTTCTGAAGGTCCTGGAGACTCGCAAGTCTGTGCTTCAAAAAGAACAAGGAATGGCATTTGCTCGTGCTGTAGCTGCTGGTTTTGATATTGATCGTATGACACAGATGGTATCATTTTCCGAATCTTTTGGTGCCTCACGCTTAAG AGATGCATGTGTAAGATTTATGGAGCTGTGGAAGAAAAAGCATGAAAATGGACAATGGGTTGAAATTGAAGCTGCAGAAGCAATGGCAAATCAATTAGACATTGCTGCAATGAATGCATCTGGAATTCTGCTCTCTAATATTGCTAATAAGCAATTTGATTCCAACAGCGAGATGGCTTCTGAGAATTATGTGAAATCAAGCACAGATGGTAATTTAG GAGAAAGGCCTCCATTGGATCAACAAAGTCCAAATGGTCAACAACAATATCAATTTCTGCATCCAATGTATCCACCGTGGCCAATGCATTCTCCTCCCTCTGGCGTACCTGCTTTTCAAGGATATCCCATGCAAGGAGTACCTTACTATCCAGCTTATCCAGGAAATGGACATCTCTATCAACCTCCTTATCCAGGAATGGAAGACTCTCGAACGGGTGTCACTCCGCAGAGTAGAAAGAAAAAACAGTCTTCCGATAGGAGAGAGAGCAACAGCGATTcagaggaagatgaagaaatgGACAACGAAGGGTCTTATAGTCAGAGAAAGAAGGCTGGCCGGTCTAGGAAAAATCAATCAGGAAAGGTTGTTATACGTAACATTAATTATATCACTTCTAAAGCAAAGAACTCTAATGATAGCGAATCAGAAGCAGCTTCTGGTTCGGAAAATGGTGCTGATAGTGAAGATCTAGAAGGCAACGGTCACGACCTGGTGAAAAAGGGAACTTCACGGTCATCAAAAACAAGACGGAGCCGCACTGAATCaattttatatgatgatgacACTGTTTGTGAGAAGGAAGCTGATGGTGGGCACTGGCTGGCATTTCAAAATTGTTTATTGAAAGGTAATGAAGATGACAAAGATGGCATGTTCGCAATGGAGAAAGATGCAAGGAGGAGACTAAAAAGTACCATTTCCGATGATCCTTTGGCTATTGGTTCCCAAGACGGCATTGAAATGAAGGATAGGTTGAGTGATATGCATACAATTGGTGCAAAGATGTCTCGCATGTCTAGGGGTTCTAATGGTGAAGTCCTACTTTCTAGCAGAGGATATGATAATGGACAAGAACTTGGTGACCACGTGGACATGCAGTTTACTGAGATAAATGGGAGAAAAATCATGCGTAGAACTGCAAATGATGAATTTATGCTTAATGGTCGAGGAAATCAATCAGGGCTGAGAAATTCATTAGATCCGAATGCATATGAGCATACTAATAAGCTAGACAAAGCTTCCTCACATAATATGACTGATGAGTCTTTTGTAGTACCTTTTAGGTCAATGTCATTGACTGACGTTGGACCAGATGGTAGAACTGCCATTAACATGGACTCTGAGCTTCCATTGGCGCATCAAAAATCAGAAAACAGCTCTGCTGGGATTATGAGTTACGAGCCTAATGATTTTAGCTTGATGTCTGAGCGTGGAACAGAAAAAAGGTTGGGTCTCTATGACCCTGCTTTAGACTATGAAATGCAAGTTTGCAATGAAGGTTCTGCTTcaaaggataaaagaaagaatggagtcTCCAATGATGTTAAGGAAGGTTCAAAAAAATCAGAGAAAGATCGCAGGTCAAAAGCTACTGTTGATACTTCGGACAAGAAAAGGAGTGGAGGACcaataagaaaaggaaaaatgtcAAAGTCAAGTCCTTTGGATGATGCACGAGCACGTGCTGAGAGGATAAGATCCTTCAAAGCTGATATGCAgaagatgaaaaaagaaaag GAAGAGGCAGACCAAAAGCGCATTGAAGCATTAAAACTGGAAAGGCAAAAGAGAATCGCATCCAGAGGTGGCCCCAGCTCTGGTCATTCTCCAGCACCAACAATCCAAACAAGAAAATTGCCAGCAAAAAGCTCTCCTGGCACCTTCAGGGGATCCAAGTTCAGTGACTCAGAGCCTGGATCCTTGTCACCATTGCAAAGAACCAAAATAAGAACTCCGTTGGGGTCAAATGGTGTGCAGAAGGGCTCTAAAGCAAGCAAATCAACTGATGGCAGCAAATTGGCAGGTAACAAATTGAGTAGATCAGCATCATCTTTGTCtgaaccaaaaaaagaaaacaacgaTGTTACTCCTGATTCAAAGGCATCCATGGCACGAATAAGAAGACTATCAGAGCCCAAAGCAATCAGCAGCAAGCCTGGTACCTTACGGAAGGCGCAAAGTGCTGAACTTGTATCAAAGCCCAAGGCTCGGAGTGCCGAACCAGTGTCTAAGACAAAGCGCTCTGATGTGCCAGAGAGCAAGAAAATAtctgccatcatagaccttgacAAAAAGAAGGCTGCAACTCTTCCTGAGCTGAAAATCCGAACCACCAAAGAGTCGTCAGATTTACGACAAGACAAACTAACTGCGGAGAATATAGCTACGGAGAAGAATGACAGGCCTTCTGTAGCATCTGAAGGCATTGAATCATACAAGAATGATCTAGATGAAAACATTATTGAGAAAACTGTTGTTATGCTTGAGAAGGAGAAGAAACCCTCTTTGGCTGTTCCCAGTTCATCATCAGAGAACTTGGCTGTGGAAGAATGTGACAAGATTAACAGTGTTGAGAGAACTGACTATGCCTCTACACGTGACCCACCGTCACCCTTTGAAGGATTTATTAGAGCACCTGTTCCTAGCCGACTGCAAGAGCTGTCAAATTCCCATGAG ACAGGGACGAATTGTGCAGATGACACACCCAAGTTTGCAAATATCGGAAGTACTGTTTATCGTGCTCCGTATGCTCGTGTCTCATCTGTCGAGGACCCTTGTACCAGAAACTTGGAGTTTGCTAAAGCACTTCCATCAAGCTCAGACACAGGATCAACAGTAAAAGAAATTGCCAAAGCTCATGCACCTGATATTCACACTGTTAGAGTAGATAACAATCCAGAAGCTGCAGAAAGGACTCAAGTGAAGGAATCACCAAAAGGTTTTAAACGCCTcctgaggtttggaaagaagaaCCACATCTCTGGAGGAGCAGAATCAAATGGCGCAAACATGAATAGCATGAAGCAGGATGATAGTGTCACAAATGCTCCCTTGCCTAGTGAAG TTTTCACTTTGAAGAATTTGATCTCCCAAGATGAAACCCCAACTGCTAGCAATGTTTCACAGAAGT CTCGTCTCTCTTTGTTATCTCCCTTTCGAAGCAAGACTAGCGAGAAAAGGTGA
- the LOC101262256 gene encoding putative protein phosphatase 2C-like protein 44 codes for MGFKDFQLKIAKKLKLKNFIGKGGGGGNKKKGSGNGKRLPWMMPITHGYYVAEESRDGARPQTPQSNKVECDKVVVQREQVEEQEWWFCGVFDTRIGGGVTKYLQAHLFDNNLNESQMKKKSKETLKKAHVHAKAKVRETEKLESTWKMGSASALVINGERLVLANMGEYKAVVCRDGEAFEINRRQQQTSKPHWSHKLFSAAKRSPKAGDDKPSKRSELLVGSERIDRDTEFVILASPGVWEAMKQQEAVNLIRHLEDPQEAAECLAKEAINRMSKSNISCLIIRFE; via the exons atGGGATTTAAGGATTTTCAACTCAAGATAGCCAAG AAACTTAAGCTGAAAAACTTTATTGGcaaaggaggaggaggaggaaacAAGAAGAAAGGATCAGGAAATGGGAAGAGGCTTCCATGGATGATGCCAATAACTCATGGATATTACGTGGCGGAGGAAAGTCGAGACGGAGCAAGGCCGCAAACACCTCAAAGTAACAAGGTGGAGTGTGATAAAGTGGTGGTGCAAAGGGAACAAGTTGAGGAACAAGAGTGGTGGTTTTGTGGTGTTTTTGATACTCGAATTGGGGGCGGAGTTACCAAGTACCTGCAGGCTCATTTGTTTGACAACAATCTTAACGAG TCacagatgaagaagaaaagcaAAGAAACATTGAAGAAGGCACATGTTCATGCAAAAGCTAAGGTCAGGGAAACAGAAAAACTAGAAAGCACCTGGAAAATGGGTTCAGCTTCTGCATTAGTCATCAACGGCGAGAGACTAGTACTCGCGAACATGGGTGAATACAAAGCTGTAGTATGCAGAGACGGCGAAGCTTTTGAAATTAACAGAAGGCAACAGCAAACATCAAAGCCACATTGGTCACATAAGCTCTTCTCAG CTGCCAAACGCTCACCTAAAGCTGGAGATGATAAGCCTTCTAAAAGGTCGGAACTTCTTGTTGGTTCTGAAAGAATTGATCGCGATACTGAATTTGTTATCCTAGCTAGCCCTGGCGTATGGGAG GCAATGAAGCAGCAAGAGGCAGTGAACCTGATTAGGCATTTGGAAGATCCACAAGAAGCTGCTGAATGCTTAGCGAAAGAAGCGATAAATAGAATGAGCAAGAGCAATATTTCTTGCCTTATCATTAGGTTTGAGTGA